In Centropristis striata isolate RG_2023a ecotype Rhode Island chromosome 15, C.striata_1.0, whole genome shotgun sequence, a genomic segment contains:
- the hpda gene encoding 4-hydroxyphenylpyruvate dioxygenase has translation MTSYTDKGEKHARGKFLKFHHITFWVGNAKQAASYYCDKMGFEALAYKGLETGSREVVSHVIRQDKIIFEFQSPLNPGNEEMGGHLMKHGDGAKDIAFQVEDCDFLVKTAKERGAGVIKEPWVEQDSHGRVKYAVIQTYGDTTHTLVEYLTPYKGPFLPGYKQPLFRDPLLAKLPVAGLNFIDHIVGNQPDDQMVPISDWYQNCLLFHRFWSIDDKQIHTQYSSLRSIVVTNHEETIKMPINEPAVGKRISQIQEYVDYNGGAGVQHIALNTTDIIQAVVNLRARGMEFLSAPDTYYVSLRANLKNAKIKVKEDLDRLQELKILVDFDDKGYLLQIFTKPVQDRPTLFLEVIQRHNHFGFGAGNFKSLFEAIEKDQDARGNLIALTPEGKAKAFY, from the exons ATG aCAAGCTACACAGATAAAGGGGAGAAG CATGCAAGAGGAAAGTTTCTCAAGTTTCATCACATCACCTTCTGGGTCGGCAATGCAAAACAG GCAGCCTCGTACTACTGTGATAAGATGGGGTTCGAGGCTTTGGCCTATAAGGGTTTGGAGACGGGCAGCAGAGAGGTGGTGTCTCATGTCATCAGGCAGGATAAG ATAATATTTGAGTTTCAATCTCCACTTAATCCTGGAAATGAAG AGATGGGAGGACACTTGATGAAGCACGGAGACGGAGCCAAAGACATCGCTTTTCAAGTGGAGGACTGTGACTTCTTAGTCAAG ACAGCTAAAGAGCGAGGAGCTGGAGTCATCAAGGAGCCCTGGGTGGAGCAGGACAGCCATGGGAGGGTCAAGTACGCTGTCATTCAAACG TATGGagatacaacacacacactcgttgAGTACCTCACTCCCTACAAAGGCCCGTTCCTGCCAGGATACAAACAGCCCCTGTTTAGAGATCCTCTGTTAGCCAAACT TCCAGTAGCAGGTTTGAACTTCATCGATCACATAGTGGGAAACCAGCCAGACGACCAAATGGTGCCAATATCAGACTG GTATCAGAACTGTTTGTTGTTCCATCGGTTCTGGTCAATAGATGACAAGCAGATCCACACGCAGTACAGTTCACTGAGGTCCATAGTGGTGACCAACCATGAAGAGACCATCAAGATGCCCATCAATGAACCTGCAGTCGGGAAAAGAATTTCACAAATCCAG GAATATGTGGACTACAACGGGGGAGCAGGTGTTCAGCACATCGCCCTCAACACAACAGACATAATCCAAGCT GTTGTGAACCTGCGCGCCCGAGGGATGGAATTCCTCTCAGCACCTGACACGTACTACGTCAGCCTGCGGGCCAACCTCAAAAACGCCAAGATTAAAGTGAAGGAGGATCTCGATCGTTTACAG GAATTGAAAATCTTAGTTGATTTTGATGACAAGGGCTACCTCCTTCAAATCTTCACCAAACCTGTGCAGGACAGACCAACCCTGTTCCTGGAGGTCATTCAGCGTCACAACCACTTT GGCTTTGGGGCAGGAAACTTCAAGTCTCTCTTTGAGGCCATTGAGAAGGACCAAGATGCCAGGGGCAACCTTATCGCACTGACACCCGAAGGGAAGGCCAAAGCCTTCTACTGA